Proteins encoded in a region of the Pseudomonas viciae genome:
- the metW gene encoding methionine biosynthesis protein MetW codes for MRADLDIIQEWIPAGSRVLDLGCGNGELLTWLRDNKQVTGYGLENDPDNIAECVAKGINVIEQDLDKGLGNFASNSFDVVVMTQALQAVHYPDKILDEMLRVGRQCIITFPNFGHWRCRWYLASKGRMPVSDFLPYTWYNTPNIHFCTFEDFEALCREREAKVIDRLAVDQQHRHGWASKLWPNLLGEIGIYRVSSPGLADHQVAV; via the coding sequence ATGAGAGCCGATCTGGACATCATCCAGGAATGGATCCCCGCTGGCAGCCGCGTGCTCGACCTGGGCTGCGGCAACGGCGAACTGCTGACCTGGCTGCGGGACAACAAGCAAGTCACCGGCTACGGCCTGGAGAACGACCCGGACAACATCGCCGAGTGCGTGGCCAAGGGCATCAACGTGATCGAGCAGGACCTGGACAAGGGCCTGGGCAACTTCGCCAGCAACAGCTTCGACGTCGTGGTCATGACACAGGCGCTGCAAGCGGTGCACTACCCGGACAAGATCCTCGACGAAATGCTGCGGGTCGGGCGCCAGTGCATCATCACCTTCCCCAATTTCGGGCATTGGCGTTGCCGCTGGTACCTGGCGAGCAAGGGCCGCATGCCGGTGTCGGATTTCCTGCCCTACACCTGGTACAACACGCCGAACATCCACTTCTGTACCTTCGAGGATTTCGAAGCGCTGTGCCGCGAACGCGAGGCCAAGGTCATTGATCGCCTGGCGGTGGACCAGCAACACCGCCATGGGTGGGCCAGCAAGCTATGGCCTAATCTGTTAGGTGAAATAGGCATCTATCGGGTCAGCAGCCCAGGCCTTGCCGATCATCAGGTCGCGGTATGA
- a CDS encoding DUF4426 domain-containing protein, with product MKRLALFLITACLSVGAMAADVIKGERKEVFGDITVHYNTFNSTFLTPDIAKAAELIRSKEQGVINVSVLKDGKPLMAQVSGTVKDLTSQSVPLKFKQVTEQGAIYYIAQYPVPQQETRTFEIKVQVGDKLNTINFNQELFPGQ from the coding sequence ATGAAACGTCTAGCGTTGTTTCTCATCACCGCCTGCCTGAGCGTTGGCGCCATGGCCGCCGATGTCATCAAGGGCGAACGCAAGGAAGTGTTCGGTGACATCACCGTGCACTACAACACCTTCAATTCCACCTTCCTGACGCCGGACATCGCCAAGGCCGCCGAACTGATCCGCAGCAAGGAACAGGGCGTGATCAACGTCTCGGTACTCAAGGACGGCAAACCGTTGATGGCCCAGGTCAGCGGCACGGTCAAAGACCTCACCAGCCAGAGCGTCCCACTGAAATTCAAGCAAGTGACCGAACAAGGCGCGATCTACTACATCGCCCAGTACCCGGTACCCCAGCAGGAAACCCGGACCTTCGAGATCAAAGTGCAAGTGGGCGACAAGCTCAACACCATCAACTTCAACCAGGAACTGTTCCCGGGCCAATGA
- the rdgB gene encoding RdgB/HAM1 family non-canonical purine NTP pyrophosphatase: MINFTQLVLASHNAGKLKELQAMLGGSVQLRSIGEFSQVEPEETGLSFVENAILKARNAARISGLPALADDSGLAVDFLGGAPGIYSARYADGKGDAANNTKLLEALKDVPEAERGAQFVCVLALVRHADDPLPILCEGLWHGRILTEASGEHGFGYDPLFWVPERNCSSAELGPVEKNQLSHRARAMVLLRQRLGLQ, translated from the coding sequence ATGATCAACTTTACCCAACTCGTATTGGCCAGCCACAACGCCGGCAAGCTCAAGGAACTCCAGGCCATGCTCGGCGGCTCGGTGCAGCTGCGTTCGATTGGTGAGTTCAGCCAGGTGGAACCGGAAGAGACCGGCCTGTCGTTCGTCGAGAACGCCATCCTCAAGGCCCGCAATGCCGCGCGCATCTCCGGCCTGCCGGCGCTGGCCGACGATTCCGGGCTGGCGGTGGATTTTCTCGGCGGCGCGCCGGGCATCTATTCGGCCCGCTACGCGGACGGCAAAGGTGACGCAGCGAACAACACCAAGCTGCTCGAAGCCCTCAAGGACGTGCCGGAAGCCGAGCGCGGCGCGCAGTTCGTTTGCGTCCTGGCCCTGGTCCGTCATGCCGACGATCCGCTGCCGATCCTCTGCGAAGGCTTGTGGCACGGGCGTATTCTCACCGAGGCCAGCGGCGAGCACGGTTTCGGCTATGACCCGCTGTTCTGGGTGCCGGAGCGCAACTGCTCCAGTGCCGAGCTGGGCCCGGTGGAAAAAAACCAGCTGAGCCACCGCGCCCGCGCCATGGTGCTGCTGCGTCAACGCCTGGGCCTGCAATGA
- the hemW gene encoding radical SAM family heme chaperone HemW, translating to MIDESPAPLIHGGAQTPRAPLPVLPPLALYIHIPWCVRKCPYCDFNSHTASPQLPEEEYVDALLADLDQDLHAVYGRQLSSIFFGGGTPSLFSAQALGRLLKGVEGRVPFAHDIEITLEANPGTFEQEKFVAYRALGINRLSIGIQSFQQAKLEALGRIHNGDEAVRAAGMARQAGFDNFNLDLMHGLPDQSLDDALSDLRQAIALKPTHLSWYQLTLEPNTVFWNQPPTLPEDDTLWDIQEAGQALLAEHGYAQYEVSAYAQPGRPARHNLNYWSFGDFIGIGAGAHGKLSHPDGRIVRTWKTRLPKDYLNPAKRFLAGEKTLANEELPFEFLMNALRLTEGVEARLYPERTGLPLQSLAEGRREAEQSGLLQVEPSRLAATERGQLFLNDLLQKFLS from the coding sequence ATGATCGATGAGTCCCCCGCACCTCTGATTCATGGCGGTGCGCAAACCCCTCGGGCGCCACTACCGGTGCTGCCGCCCCTGGCGTTGTACATCCACATCCCGTGGTGCGTGCGCAAATGCCCGTATTGCGATTTCAACTCCCACACCGCAAGCCCGCAACTGCCGGAAGAGGAATACGTTGACGCCTTGCTCGCCGACCTCGACCAGGACCTGCACGCCGTGTATGGCCGGCAGCTGAGCTCGATCTTTTTCGGCGGCGGCACACCCAGCCTGTTCAGCGCCCAGGCTCTGGGCCGACTGCTCAAGGGCGTCGAGGGGCGCGTACCGTTCGCCCATGACATCGAAATCACCCTGGAAGCCAACCCCGGCACCTTCGAGCAAGAAAAGTTCGTCGCTTACCGGGCCCTGGGCATCAATCGCCTGTCCATCGGCATCCAAAGCTTCCAGCAGGCCAAGCTCGAAGCCCTGGGCCGAATCCATAACGGTGACGAGGCGGTGCGCGCCGCCGGTATGGCCCGTCAGGCCGGGTTCGATAACTTTAACCTGGACCTGATGCATGGCCTACCCGACCAGTCCCTCGACGATGCCTTGAGCGATCTGCGCCAAGCCATCGCCTTGAAGCCGACCCACCTGTCCTGGTACCAGCTGACGCTGGAGCCGAACACGGTGTTCTGGAACCAGCCGCCGACATTGCCGGAAGACGACACGCTGTGGGACATCCAGGAAGCCGGGCAAGCGTTGCTGGCCGAGCATGGCTACGCCCAATACGAAGTTTCGGCCTATGCCCAACCCGGGCGACCGGCGCGGCATAACCTCAATTACTGGAGTTTCGGCGACTTCATCGGCATCGGTGCCGGCGCCCACGGCAAGCTCAGCCATCCCGACGGGCGCATCGTACGCACCTGGAAGACTCGCCTGCCCAAGGACTACCTCAACCCGGCCAAACGTTTCCTGGCTGGCGAGAAAACCCTGGCCAATGAAGAGCTGCCTTTTGAGTTTTTGATGAATGCCCTGCGCCTGACTGAAGGTGTGGAAGCGCGGCTGTACCCGGAGCGCACCGGGCTGCCCCTGCAAAGCCTGGCCGAAGGCCGGCGCGAGGCCGAACAAAGCGGCTTGTTGCAGGTCGAACCGTCACGTCTGGCGGCCACCGAGCGTGGACAGCTGTTTCTCAACGACTTGCTGCAGAAATTTTTGAGCTAA
- a CDS encoding DUF3392 domain-containing protein, whose translation MDLVLDLLATVSRWSRSNLSEISLALVGCLLVLFGADIKGWVEQRLGSIAGALRVPLIALLCMIGSGAALIYATPWVVRGLSQFNNYSLAPVLLVVLVLIGVVADRR comes from the coding sequence ATGGATCTGGTACTCGACCTGCTCGCCACCGTGTCCCGCTGGAGCCGCAGCAACCTGTCGGAAATCTCCCTGGCATTGGTGGGCTGCCTGCTGGTGCTGTTTGGCGCCGACATCAAGGGCTGGGTCGAACAACGCCTGGGCAGCATCGCCGGCGCCCTGCGCGTTCCGTTGATCGCCCTGCTGTGCATGATCGGCAGCGGCGCGGCCCTGATCTACGCCACGCCGTGGGTCGTTCGGGGCTTGAGCCAGTTCAACAACTACAGCCTGGCGCCAGTGCTGTTGGTGGTGCTGGTGTTGATTGGTGTGGTGGCGGATCGGCGCTGA
- the trmB gene encoding tRNA (guanosine(46)-N7)-methyltransferase TrmB has protein sequence MTESNDTPVLPEEGEERQHRRIKSFVMRAGRMTEGQQRGLDQGTPLFVLPLADAPVDFDQVFGRSAPRSLEIGFGMGHSLLEMAAAAPEQDFIGVEVHRPGVGALLNGVLTQGLTNLRVYDCDAIEVLNRCVADNSLDRLMLFFPDPWHKSRHHKRRIVQASFAELVRSKLKVGGVLHMATDWEPYAEYMLEVMNVAPGYRNLAEDGKCVPRPAERPITKFERRGERLGHGVWDLKFEKVA, from the coding sequence ATGACTGAATCGAACGACACGCCTGTCCTGCCGGAAGAAGGCGAAGAGCGCCAACACCGGCGCATCAAGAGTTTTGTGATGCGCGCCGGGCGCATGACTGAAGGCCAGCAACGCGGCCTGGACCAGGGCACGCCGCTGTTCGTGCTGCCCCTGGCCGATGCGCCGGTGGATTTTGACCAGGTGTTCGGCCGCTCGGCTCCGCGCTCGCTGGAAATCGGCTTCGGCATGGGCCATTCGCTGCTGGAAATGGCCGCCGCCGCGCCGGAGCAGGATTTCATCGGCGTGGAAGTCCACCGTCCAGGCGTCGGTGCGCTGCTCAATGGCGTGCTGACCCAAGGGCTGACCAACCTGCGGGTCTACGATTGCGACGCTATCGAAGTGCTCAACCGCTGCGTGGCCGACAACAGCCTCGACCGGTTGATGCTGTTCTTCCCGGACCCATGGCACAAAAGCCGCCACCACAAGCGCCGTATCGTCCAGGCGTCGTTCGCTGAACTGGTGCGCAGCAAGTTGAAGGTCGGTGGTGTGCTGCACATGGCCACCGACTGGGAGCCCTACGCCGAATACATGCTGGAAGTGATGAACGTCGCCCCGGGCTATCGCAACCTGGCTGAAGACGGCAAGTGCGTACCACGCCCGGCCGAACGGCCGATCACCAAGTTCGAACGCCGTGGCGAACGGCTTGGGCATGGGGTTTGGGATTTGAAGTTCGAGAAGGTGGCGTAA
- a CDS encoding thiazole synthase yields the protein MSIVRSDKPFVLAGRTYQSRLLVGTGKYRDMEETRLAIEASGAEIVTVAVRRTNIGQNPGEPNLLDILPPDRYTILPNTAGCFDAIEAVRTCRLARELLDGHNLVKLEVLADQKTLFPNVIETLKAAETLVKEGFDVMVYTSDDPIIARQLAEIGCIAVMPLAGLIGTGLGICNPYNLQIILEEAKIPVLVDAGVGTASDATIAMELGCEAVLMNSAIAHAQQPILMAEAMKHAIVAGRLAYLAGRMPKKLYASASSPLDGLIK from the coding sequence ATGAGCATCGTTCGTAGCGACAAGCCCTTCGTCCTGGCCGGTCGTACCTACCAGTCGCGCTTGCTGGTAGGCACCGGCAAATACCGTGACATGGAAGAAACCCGCCTGGCCATCGAAGCCTCGGGCGCCGAAATCGTGACTGTCGCCGTGCGCCGCACCAATATCGGCCAGAACCCGGGCGAACCGAACCTGCTGGATATCCTGCCACCGGATCGCTACACCATCCTGCCCAACACCGCCGGCTGCTTCGACGCCATCGAGGCCGTGCGCACCTGCCGCCTGGCCCGTGAGCTGCTCGATGGCCACAATCTGGTGAAGCTGGAGGTGCTGGCGGACCAGAAAACCCTGTTTCCCAACGTGATCGAAACCCTCAAGGCCGCCGAAACCCTGGTCAAGGAAGGCTTCGACGTGATGGTCTACACCAGCGATGACCCGATCATCGCCCGTCAATTGGCGGAAATCGGCTGCATCGCGGTGATGCCGCTGGCCGGCCTGATCGGCACGGGCCTGGGGATCTGCAACCCGTATAACCTGCAGATCATCCTCGAAGAAGCCAAGATCCCGGTGCTGGTGGATGCCGGTGTCGGTACCGCCTCCGACGCGACCATCGCCATGGAACTGGGTTGTGAAGCGGTGCTGATGAACTCCGCCATCGCCCACGCCCAGCAGCCGATCCTGATGGCCGAAGCGATGAAACACGCGATTGTCGCCGGTCGCCTGGCGTACCTCGCCGGGCGCATGCCGAAAAAACTTTACGCCAGCGCCTCCTCGCCGCTGGATGGTCTGATCAAGTAA
- the thiS gene encoding sulfur carrier protein ThiS — protein sequence MRIQLNGEPLDLPDGETVAALLTRLELTGRRVAVELNLDIVPRSQHADTTLNDGDSVEVVHAIGGG from the coding sequence ATGCGCATTCAGTTGAACGGCGAACCCCTTGATCTGCCCGACGGTGAAACCGTCGCGGCCCTGCTGACCCGTCTGGAACTTACCGGACGCCGCGTCGCGGTGGAGCTCAATCTGGATATCGTCCCGCGCAGCCAGCACGCCGACACCACGTTGAACGACGGCGACAGCGTCGAAGTGGTCCACGCCATCGGCGGCGGCTAG
- a CDS encoding DUF423 domain-containing protein yields MLRSFLMLAAFFGFTGVALGAFAAHGLKNRLSADYLAIFHTGVTYQLVHTLALLGVALLATHIPGRIVTWAGISFVVGILLFSGSLYLLTLTGISKLGIITPFGGVAFLIGWLCLGLAAWRLG; encoded by the coding sequence ATGCTGCGTAGCTTTCTGATGCTGGCTGCTTTTTTCGGCTTCACAGGCGTGGCACTCGGGGCGTTCGCCGCCCACGGCCTGAAAAACCGCTTGAGCGCCGATTACCTGGCGATTTTTCACACCGGCGTCACCTACCAACTGGTTCACACCCTGGCACTGCTGGGCGTCGCGCTGCTGGCCACGCACATCCCCGGGCGCATCGTCACCTGGGCCGGGATTTCATTTGTGGTCGGCATCCTGTTGTTCTCCGGCAGCCTGTACCTGCTGACCCTCACGGGGATCAGCAAGCTGGGCATCATCACGCCGTTTGGCGGCGTGGCGTTCCTGATCGGCTGGCTGTGCCTGGGGCTTGCCGCCTGGCGGCTGGGCTGA
- the mtgA gene encoding monofunctional biosynthetic peptidoglycan transglycosylase, which translates to MLRSLFRRFLKALLWFAVGSVVLVLLFRVVPPPFTALMIERKVQSWFGGEPIDLQRTWQPWERISDNLKVAVMAGEDQKFPEHWGFDIGAIQAALAHNGQGGSIRGASTLSQQVSKNLFLWSGRSWLRKGLEAWFTALIEVFWPKQRILEVYLNSVEWDDGVFGAEAAARHHFRVDANALSRQQASLLAAVLPNPRKWSASRPSPYVLRRAGWIRQQMSQLGGDSYLLELNNSRRAPWAQ; encoded by the coding sequence ATGCTGCGTTCATTGTTTCGACGTTTCCTAAAAGCCCTGCTCTGGTTCGCCGTCGGCAGCGTTGTGCTCGTGCTGTTGTTTCGCGTGGTGCCGCCACCGTTCACGGCGCTGATGATCGAGCGCAAGGTTCAATCCTGGTTCGGCGGCGAGCCCATCGACCTGCAACGCACCTGGCAGCCTTGGGAGCGGATCTCCGACAACCTCAAGGTCGCGGTGATGGCCGGCGAAGACCAGAAATTCCCCGAACACTGGGGCTTCGACATCGGCGCGATCCAGGCCGCGCTTGCCCACAACGGGCAGGGCGGTTCGATTCGCGGCGCCAGTACCCTCAGCCAGCAAGTGTCCAAGAACCTGTTCCTGTGGTCGGGTCGCAGCTGGCTGCGCAAGGGGCTGGAGGCCTGGTTCACCGCACTGATCGAAGTGTTCTGGCCCAAGCAGCGGATCCTTGAGGTGTACCTCAACAGCGTCGAATGGGATGACGGCGTGTTTGGCGCCGAAGCCGCAGCACGGCACCACTTTCGGGTTGACGCCAACGCCTTGTCCCGGCAACAGGCCAGCCTGCTGGCGGCGGTATTGCCTAACCCTCGAAAATGGAGCGCCAGCCGACCGAGCCCCTATGTGCTGCGGCGGGCGGGCTGGATTCGCCAGCAGATGAGCCAGTTGGGGGGCGACAGTTATCTGCTGGAGCTTAATAACTCGCGACGAGCGCCTTGGGCGCAGTAG
- the rpoH gene encoding RNA polymerase sigma factor RpoH, translating into MTTSLQPAYALVPGANLEAYVHTVNSIPLLTPEQERELAESLYYEQDLEAARQMVLAHLRFVVHIARSYSGYGLAQADLIQEGNVGLMKAVKRFNPEMGVRLVSFAVHWIKAEIHEFILRNWRIVKVATTKAQRKLFFNLRSQKKRLAWLNNEEVHRVAESLGVEPREVREMESRLTGHDMAFDPAAEADDDSAFQSPANYLEDHRYDPARQLEDADWSDNSNTNLHEALEVLDERSRDILYQRWLAEEKATLHDLAQKYNVSAERIRQLEKSAMNKLKVSIAA; encoded by the coding sequence ATGACCACTTCTTTGCAACCTGCTTATGCTCTGGTCCCGGGTGCGAACCTGGAGGCTTATGTGCACACGGTGAACAGCATTCCCTTGCTGACGCCTGAGCAGGAGCGTGAACTGGCCGAGAGTCTCTATTATGAGCAGGATCTTGAGGCGGCTCGGCAGATGGTGCTCGCCCACCTGCGTTTTGTCGTACATATCGCCCGCAGCTATTCTGGCTATGGGCTGGCCCAGGCCGACCTGATCCAGGAAGGCAACGTTGGCCTGATGAAGGCGGTCAAGCGTTTCAACCCGGAAATGGGTGTACGCCTGGTATCGTTCGCCGTGCACTGGATCAAGGCGGAAATCCACGAGTTCATCCTGCGCAACTGGCGCATCGTGAAAGTTGCGACCACCAAGGCCCAGCGCAAGCTGTTCTTCAACCTGCGCAGCCAGAAGAAGCGTCTGGCCTGGCTGAACAACGAAGAGGTCCATCGCGTGGCCGAGAGCCTCGGGGTAGAGCCTCGGGAAGTGCGCGAGATGGAAAGCCGCCTGACCGGCCATGACATGGCCTTCGACCCGGCCGCCGAAGCGGACGACGACAGCGCTTTCCAATCGCCGGCCAACTACCTGGAAGACCACCGGTACGACCCGGCGCGTCAACTGGAAGACGCCGACTGGAGCGACAACTCCAACACCAACCTGCACGAAGCCCTGGAAGTGCTGGACGAACGCAGCCGCGACATCCTCTACCAGCGCTGGCTGGCCGAGGAAAAAGCCACGCTGCACGACCTGGCGCAGAAGTACAACGTGTCGGCCGAGCGGATTCGTCAGCTTGAGAAGAGCGCGATGAACAAGCTCAAGGTGTCGATCGCCGCCTGA
- the ftsX gene encoding permease-like cell division protein FtsX, with the protein MSATRSPKVAERVAPKASDPQPQKKKRDDDDGPDFATLLRAWIESHRASLLDSLRRLGKQPIGSFFTCMVMAVALSLPMGLSLLLSNVERLGGSWQRAAQISLYLQLEATPAEGQALREQIKAMPGVADAEYISRDQALEEFQQQSGLGEALKELPENPLPGVVLVTPNEVDKPTLEALRQRLSELPKVQQAQLDLVWVERLAAILKLGDRFVFGLTVLLVSALLLVIGNTIRLHIENRRTEIEVIKLVGGTDSYVRRPFLYMGALYGFGAGILSWGVLAFGLDWLNDAVVGLAGLYGSDFALAGVPAADGLSLLLGAVLLGYIGAWIAVARHLRELAPK; encoded by the coding sequence ATGAGTGCGACTCGCAGCCCGAAAGTGGCCGAACGCGTGGCCCCGAAAGCCTCCGACCCGCAGCCGCAAAAGAAGAAACGCGACGATGACGACGGCCCGGACTTTGCCACGCTGTTGCGCGCCTGGATCGAAAGCCATCGCGCCAGCCTGCTGGACAGCCTGCGGCGCCTGGGCAAGCAGCCCATCGGCAGCTTCTTTACCTGCATGGTGATGGCGGTAGCCCTGAGTTTGCCCATGGGCCTGTCATTATTGCTCAGTAATGTCGAGCGCCTGGGCGGCTCCTGGCAGCGTGCGGCGCAGATCTCCCTGTACCTGCAACTGGAGGCGACTCCGGCGGAAGGTCAGGCGCTGCGCGAGCAGATCAAAGCCATGCCGGGTGTAGCCGATGCCGAATACATCAGTCGCGATCAGGCGCTTGAAGAGTTCCAGCAGCAGTCCGGCCTGGGCGAAGCCCTCAAGGAACTGCCGGAAAACCCGCTGCCAGGCGTGGTGCTGGTGACGCCGAATGAAGTCGACAAGCCGACCCTTGAAGCATTAAGACAAAGACTTTCCGAACTGCCGAAGGTACAGCAGGCGCAACTTGATCTAGTCTGGGTCGAGCGTCTGGCGGCGATCCTCAAGCTCGGCGACCGGTTTGTCTTCGGTCTGACGGTGCTTCTGGTTTCTGCATTACTTTTGGTGATAGGCAATACCATTCGTCTTCATATTGAAAACCGCCGCACCGAGATAGAAGTGATTAAACTCGTCGGCGGTACGGACAGTTATGTACGCAGGCCCTTCCTTTATATGGGCGCGCTGTATGGCTTTGGTGCCGGGATTCTGTCCTGGGGTGTATTGGCGTTCGGCCTGGACTGGCTGAACGATGCGGTAGTGGGGCTGGCCGGTTTGTACGGCAGTGATTTCGCACTGGCCGGTGTGCCAGCCGCCGATGGTCTGTCGCTCTTGCTTGGCGCAGTGCTGTTGGGTTATATCGGTGCATGGATTGCGGTAGCACGCCACTTGCGTGAGCTTGCACCAAAATAG
- the ftsE gene encoding cell division ATP-binding protein FtsE has product MIRFEQVGKRYPNGHVGLHELSFRVRRGEFLFVTGHSGAGKSTLLRLLLAMERPSTGKLLLAGQDLSTISNAQIPYLRRQIGVVFQNHQLLFDRTVFNNVALPLQILGLSKAEIVKRVDSALERVALSDKTDLYPGDLSTGQQQRVGIARAIVHRPALLLADEPTGNLDPRLAAEIMGVFEDINRLGTSVLIASHDLALIARMRHRMLTLQRGRLIGDGEAGV; this is encoded by the coding sequence ATGATTCGTTTCGAACAGGTCGGTAAACGCTATCCGAACGGTCACGTCGGCTTGCATGAGCTGAGCTTTCGGGTCCGTCGGGGCGAGTTTCTGTTTGTCACCGGCCATTCCGGCGCCGGTAAAAGTACTTTACTGCGCCTGCTGTTGGCGATGGAACGGCCCTCCACCGGCAAGCTGCTGCTGGCCGGCCAGGACCTGAGCACCATCAGCAATGCGCAGATTCCCTACCTGCGGCGGCAGATCGGCGTGGTGTTCCAGAATCACCAGTTGCTGTTCGATCGCACCGTGTTCAATAACGTGGCGTTGCCGTTGCAGATCCTCGGGCTGTCCAAGGCCGAGATCGTCAAGCGCGTGGACTCGGCCCTGGAGCGCGTGGCCCTGTCGGACAAGACTGACCTGTACCCGGGCGACCTGTCCACCGGCCAGCAACAGCGCGTCGGCATCGCCCGCGCCATCGTCCATCGCCCGGCCTTGCTGTTGGCCGACGAACCCACCGGTAACCTCGACCCGCGTCTGGCGGCGGAAATCATGGGCGTATTCGAAGACATCAACCGTTTAGGCACCAGCGTGCTGATCGCCAGTCACGACCTGGCGTTGATCGCGCGGATGCGTCACCGCATGCTCACTTTGCAGCGCGGTCGATTGATCGGTGACGGGGAGGCTGGTGTATGA
- the ftsY gene encoding signal recognition particle-docking protein FtsY, whose product MFGSNDDKKTPAAAGEKKGLFGWLRKKPQETADEQPQPLPEPAAETVEEEAAPIILPIAEPVLQPVAPEPVAEQPLTPPIEPTPWLTLPVAEEPVALVEDEQAAHITPPIPAVPQPVVAPIVEAPPVVIAPVASQPAPEPEPAPVEALAPVEPARTAEENKVGFFARLKQGLSKTSASIGEGMASLFLGKKVIDDELLEDIETRLLTADVGVEATSVIIQSLTQKVARKQLTDADALYKSLQGELTNMLKPVEQPLVITSQNKPFVILVVGVNGAGKTTTIGKLAKKLQLEGKKVMLAAGDTFRAAAVEQLQVWGERNKIPVIAQHTGADSASVIFDAVQAAKARGIDVLIADTAGRLHTKDNLMEELKKVRRVIGKLDADAPHEVLLVLDAGTGQNAINQAKQFNQTVELTGLALTKLDGTAKGGVIFALAKQFGLPIRYIGVGEGIDDLRTFEAEPFVQALFAEREHS is encoded by the coding sequence ATGTTTGGTTCCAACGACGACAAGAAGACCCCAGCTGCGGCTGGCGAGAAAAAAGGCCTGTTCGGATGGCTGCGCAAGAAGCCGCAGGAAACCGCCGACGAACAGCCACAACCGCTGCCTGAACCTGCCGCCGAAACGGTGGAGGAGGAAGCCGCGCCAATCATCCTGCCGATTGCCGAGCCGGTCCTGCAACCGGTCGCGCCTGAGCCCGTGGCCGAACAGCCGCTGACCCCGCCCATCGAACCCACTCCCTGGCTGACCCTGCCGGTTGCAGAAGAGCCGGTGGCGCTGGTCGAAGACGAGCAAGCCGCGCATATCACCCCACCCATTCCGGCGGTGCCACAACCTGTCGTGGCGCCGATTGTCGAGGCCCCGCCGGTTGTCATTGCACCTGTCGCTTCGCAGCCCGCCCCTGAACCAGAACCCGCTCCGGTTGAAGCTTTGGCCCCAGTCGAGCCGGCCCGCACGGCTGAAGAGAACAAAGTCGGCTTCTTCGCCCGTCTCAAGCAAGGCCTGTCCAAGACCAGCGCCAGCATCGGCGAAGGCATGGCCAGCCTGTTCCTGGGCAAGAAAGTCATTGATGACGAATTGCTCGAAGACATCGAAACCCGCCTGCTGACCGCCGATGTCGGCGTCGAGGCGACCTCGGTGATCATCCAGAGCCTGACCCAAAAGGTTGCGCGCAAACAACTGACCGACGCCGACGCACTGTACAAATCCCTGCAGGGCGAGTTGACCAACATGCTCAAGCCGGTGGAACAACCACTGGTGATCACTTCGCAGAACAAGCCATTCGTGATTCTGGTGGTGGGCGTCAACGGCGCCGGCAAGACCACCACCATCGGCAAGCTGGCGAAGAAGCTGCAGCTCGAGGGCAAGAAAGTCATGCTGGCCGCCGGTGATACCTTCCGCGCCGCCGCCGTCGAACAACTGCAAGTGTGGGGCGAGCGCAACAAGATCCCGGTCATCGCCCAGCACACCGGCGCGGACTCCGCTTCGGTGATCTTCGACGCCGTGCAGGCCGCCAAGGCCCGTGGCATCGATGTGCTGATCGCCGACACGGCCGGTCGCCTGCACACCAAAGACAACCTGATGGAAGAGTTGAAGAAGGTTCGCCGGGTGATCGGCAAGCTCGATGCCGACGCGCCCCACGAAGTGCTGCTGGTGCTGGATGCCGGTACCGGCCAGAACGCCATTAACCAAGCCAAGCAGTTCAACCAGACCGTCGAACTGACCGGGCTGGCCCTGACCAAGCTCGACGGCACCGCCAAGGGCGGGGTGATTTTCGCCCTGGCCAAGCAGTTTGGCCTGCCGATTCGCTACATTGGCGTGGGCGAAGGCATTGATGATTTGCGCACCTTTGAAGCCGAGCCCTTTGTCCAGGCACTGTTTGCCGAGCGGGAGCACTCATGA